In one window of Rhinatrema bivittatum chromosome 10, aRhiBiv1.1, whole genome shotgun sequence DNA:
- the TSPAN1 gene encoding tetraspanin-1, with protein sequence MGCFTFLKVMMILFNLAIFLGGGVLLGVGIWVTVDSSSFLKIFGALSSSMMQFVNVGYFLIVIGAILVVLGFLGCCGAQKESKCLLIIFFSLILIIFIAEIAAAVVALVYTSMAETVLQTLVTPVLRDDYGKKPDVTQIWNTTMGELKCCGFMNYTDFTDSYYYKQNKDTYPSYCCTNDTLPCTEAYAINSKKQGCFDQLITTLKQNAAIVGGVAAGICVLELAAMIVSMYLYCHIDKGGVH encoded by the exons CTGGGAGGCGGCGTGCTGCTGGGAGTTGGGATCTGGGTCACGGTAGACAGCAGCTCGTTCCTAAAGATCTTTGGTGCACTTTCCTCCAGTATGATGCAGTTTGTGAACGTTGGCTACTTCCTCATCGTCATTGGAGCCATCTTGGTGGTGCTGGGATTCCTGGGCTGCTGCGGGGCTCAGAAGGAGAGCAAGTGCCTCCTGATCATT ttcTTCTCGCTCATTCTGATTATCTTCATAGCTGAAATTGCCGCAGCCGTTGTTGCTCTAGTTTACACGTCCATG GCAGAAACTGTGCTGCAAACGTTGGTGACACCAGTACTAAGAGACGACTATGGAAAGAAGCCAGATGTGACACAAATCTGGAACACCACGATGGGTGAG CTGAAGTGCTGTGGGTTCATGAACTACACGGACTTCACAGACTCCTATTACtacaaacaaaataaagacaCGTACCCCAGTTACTGTTGTACCAACGACACCCTTCCGTGTACGGAGGCATATGCCATCAACAGCAAGAAACAG gGCTGCTTTGATCAGCTGATAACGACACTCAAACAGAACGCGGCCATTGTTGGCGGGGTGGCAGCAGGAATCTGCGTGCTGGAG CTCGCAGCGATGATAGTGTCCATGTACCTGTACTGCCACATCGATAAGGGAGGTGTCCATTAA